One genomic segment of Rivularia sp. PCC 7116 includes these proteins:
- a CDS encoding O-antigen ligase, which translates to MNLHRTEKLATIILILITVGAASIKPAQEISPNPLGGAAVDKLLNALSYLILSGLIAYYWKGFLYVSSKGIFQLLLLILILFSVLWSVDMGSSLTFIRGLLRIYLLAVYLAMRYTFKEQIRFIALGLGITTVFSIIFPLIPSFGGIHTAPELAGMWSGIFGHKNELGYMMAWSAGVFLHLALSESKYRWLRLTIFGLAICLIILSRSTTSLMIVLTMIALLPLYKLSANNNYKLQIIMISFVLILLVSGLILIFGNAESIVGASGKDLTFSGRTDLWEPLFNQILERPLFGYGYAAFWNSPFASNIRLTHEWASNSHNGFFEIILDVGIVGFCVFAIGFIRFITMALHRVVSIAKTPEDYLPMQMLALFLILNISEARLLTPSWNWFMYLTTSLSLTMEYSRMRKKASLNLAY; encoded by the coding sequence ATGAATCTTCACCGCACTGAAAAATTAGCAACTATTATTTTAATACTAATTACTGTAGGTGCTGCTTCTATCAAACCTGCCCAAGAAATTTCACCAAATCCCCTTGGAGGTGCTGCAGTAGATAAATTATTAAATGCTCTGTCATATTTAATTTTATCTGGATTAATTGCTTACTATTGGAAAGGTTTTTTATATGTTAGTTCCAAAGGTATATTTCAACTACTATTATTAATATTAATTTTATTTTCTGTTTTGTGGTCGGTAGATATGGGTTCAAGTTTAACTTTTATCCGAGGTTTACTGAGAATCTATTTGCTCGCTGTTTACTTGGCTATGCGTTATACATTTAAAGAACAAATAAGATTCATAGCTTTAGGTTTAGGAATAACAACAGTTTTCTCAATAATTTTTCCATTAATCCCCAGCTTTGGAGGAATTCATACAGCACCAGAGTTAGCTGGAATGTGGAGTGGAATTTTTGGTCATAAAAATGAATTGGGATACATGATGGCTTGGAGCGCCGGAGTGTTCTTACATTTAGCTTTAAGCGAATCAAAATATCGCTGGCTGAGGCTAACAATTTTTGGTTTAGCTATCTGTTTAATTATTCTTTCACGCTCTACAACTTCTTTAATGATTGTGTTAACTATGATAGCTCTATTACCTTTATATAAACTGAGCGCAAACAATAACTATAAATTACAAATAATCATGATTAGTTTTGTTTTAATACTATTAGTTAGCGGTTTAATACTGATTTTTGGTAATGCCGAATCTATCGTTGGAGCCTCTGGTAAAGACCTTACTTTTAGCGGGCGTACCGACTTATGGGAGCCTCTATTCAATCAAATCTTAGAAAGACCTTTATTTGGCTACGGATATGCTGCCTTTTGGAATAGTCCCTTTGCTTCTAATATTAGGCTGACTCACGAATGGGCAAGTAATTCTCATAATGGTTTTTTCGAGATAATACTCGATGTTGGAATTGTTGGCTTCTGCGTTTTTGCAATTGGGTTTATTCGCTTCATAACGATGGCGCTTCATCGAGTTGTGTCGATAGCGAAAACACCAGAAGATTATCTACCAATGCAGATGCTCGCCCTATTTCTCATCTTGAATATTTCAGAAGCAAGATTGTTAACTCCTAGTTGGAATTGGTTCATGTATTTAACCACGTCTCTAAGTTTAACAATGGAGTATAGCAGAATGAGAAAGAAAGCATCCTTGAATTTAGCTTACTAA